TGCCCAAGATTTGATCAACACGCTGCTGTCGGTCAGAAGCACCCAGGGACTGTATGACGTTCTCCAGGCCCAAATTTTACAAATGGTAGCCTTAGCTCAGGAGGGAGTTCAGTACGCGACCCAACTGCGCCAAATTCAAGAAGACTACGCCCTGCTAGACAACTTCAAAATCTCGGTGCGGGGTGGCAGTCGCCCCACGCTAGAGCGCTATCGTCAAGGCTATACGACCGTTAACCGGCTGCTAGAAACCAGCCTTAGGTTGTCTGAGCTAGGAGCCGAGGCCGGAAAATCTACCCAGCAAATGGCAGACAGCCTCCAATACCTAGACGGTCGCGTGCTCAAGCTCCAGACGACGGTAGAAGAAAGTCGGCTAGTGCCGTTTAGCAATCTGGGTTTCCGGGCGCGGGCAATTCTCCGCGATCTGACTACCCGCTTCCAAAAGCCCGTCCGACTGGTCGTGGTGGGGGAACGCATTGAGCTGGATGTGGGTACTGCCCGCAGTCTAGAGCCTGCCCTCCTGCACCTGATTCGTAATGCCTTTGACCATGCGATCGAAACCGTGGCCGATCGCCAGCGGTTGGGTAAACCTGAGCAAGGAACCCTCACCCTGACCCTGCGGCGTCAAGGCAACGCCTATCAGCTCGATGTCGAGGATGACGGTCGCGGTATTGATGCCCAAGCGATTCAGGCTCGAGCTAACGCATTGGGTCTACCGCTTACCCAGACCGACACAATGGCTGATTTGCTGGCGGTGATCTGTCAACCTGGGTTTAGTTCCGAAACCCAGGTGAGTGACCTCTCTGGGCGGGGGGTAGGGATGGATGTTGTTGTGGCTCAGATACAAAAACTCGGCGGCAAGCTGACCCTCGATACTGCGTTGGGCAGCGGCACAACCTTTCATCTTCAGTTTCCGGTGCCCCACCTGCTGGTCTCCTGTGTGGTGCTACAGGCGGGCGATCGCAGCTTTGCAATTCCCACCGAAGATATTCGCACCACGACCCTATTCGAGACGCTGCAGGCCGTTCCTGTGAACGACCGCGATGCCGTGTATTCTTGGCAGATCGAGACGGAGGATGGTCCCATCCCCGGGCTGGATCTCCTGGAATACTGGCAGCCCCAGAGCACCCGGCGATCGCTGGATAACACCGCCATCTGTGTCTCGGTACAGTCCAGTTTAGGGGGGCGTAGGGCTTGGCTAATCGCCGATGATCTGCTGGGGCAGACCGATCTGATCATTAATCCACTCCCCTTCCCCCTCCAGCCTGCCGAGGGCCTGATGGGCGTGAGTCTGCAACCCGACGGCACGTTGCTACCCGTACTCAATGCCCCAACCCTAGTGGAACGACTGCACATTGCACCGAAAACTGTGGCGGAAGCGGGCCTAACCGACCCCATCAACTTTGAAGAAACGGTCGTTAGCCCCACCATTTTGATTGTGGATGATGCGGCTCTGATGCGCCGTCGCTTGGAGGCCAGTCTGACTACCCACGGCCATGAAACCCACACCTGTGCTGATGGCCTAGAAGCCTGGAACTGGCTCCAGACCAATCCACTACCGGCTTTGATCATCACCGATATTGAAATGCCCAATATGGACGGGTTCACCCTCATCGATCGCTGCCGTCAAAAAGGCATTCAGACGCCGGTGCTGGTGGTCTCTTCCCGACTATCGGAGGACTGGTTTGAAGAAGCCCGCCGAGTCGGCGCTACCGACTACTTAACCAAAGGGTTCTCGACGCCAGAACTGCTTCAAAAAGTTGATGAGCTAATGCAATAATTCAAACCGATAAGTTGCATGTATTGGCCAGCGGAGCAGCGATCGCCAAAAGACTGGCCTTGGTGGCTGTCGCCGCTGTCGGCACAGTGTGACATGCTGCTACCACCTCCTCAGCAGCGGCGAACTATTTGAGATCGTAAAGCAGGGATAACTCAGAGTGCGATTTGAGAGTAAGCGGCGG
This sequence is a window from Pseudanabaena sp. FACHB-2040. Protein-coding genes within it:
- a CDS encoding response regulator, whose product is MLNPDQAASAPDNGTHSADDSVDLMEAQLQQELRSMFEVDTQKGLQTYLDQAARLQPQTWAKDIQTLYRVIHTIKGGAVTVGADGILQVATSLEDLLSDLRHLTAAPPLEDRQLNDMLIEAGELIAATLPIANQDQAQAQPALQRLQQLRDQVQQAYLPQWSEQQQIQQDFAQQGLELVVLDLEIALEKLPTSGTLPKSIIHSARHLIDQLDQIGQDLGFSAGWLALLRQAETLLSDSSIPIWRSQWPRLFQALKDCASQSGQPVAFELMLSEDLVPSALAAEVADPDGADNWLDPQVAAADIGDLLGDVDHFFDRLDGLGLDLDLDLDRFEETADPQPIDPAMEPLTTVEDNSDALPAELATEPPTVTVEDWVLPLNAQTWVIEPFDSAAMDDDERSHSALSPTDLVSTPEPIDAAAVAPNLDQTAPAADSSQDTVQIPVPLAKLDQSAQDLINTLLSVRSTQGLYDVLQAQILQMVALAQEGVQYATQLRQIQEDYALLDNFKISVRGGSRPTLERYRQGYTTVNRLLETSLRLSELGAEAGKSTQQMADSLQYLDGRVLKLQTTVEESRLVPFSNLGFRARAILRDLTTRFQKPVRLVVVGERIELDVGTARSLEPALLHLIRNAFDHAIETVADRQRLGKPEQGTLTLTLRRQGNAYQLDVEDDGRGIDAQAIQARANALGLPLTQTDTMADLLAVICQPGFSSETQVSDLSGRGVGMDVVVAQIQKLGGKLTLDTALGSGTTFHLQFPVPHLLVSCVVLQAGDRSFAIPTEDIRTTTLFETLQAVPVNDRDAVYSWQIETEDGPIPGLDLLEYWQPQSTRRSLDNTAICVSVQSSLGGRRAWLIADDLLGQTDLIINPLPFPLQPAEGLMGVSLQPDGTLLPVLNAPTLVERLHIAPKTVAEAGLTDPINFEETVVSPTILIVDDAALMRRRLEASLTTHGHETHTCADGLEAWNWLQTNPLPALIITDIEMPNMDGFTLIDRCRQKGIQTPVLVVSSRLSEDWFEEARRVGATDYLTKGFSTPELLQKVDELMQ